A segment of the Streptomyces sp. NBC_01235 genome:
CGTCGGCGGCGCGCTCCGACCGGCCGGTGGCGTCGGTGGGGCACAGGAGGTGGCCGATGGGGTGGACCAGCCCGGTGAGCTGGAGTTCCTTGTCGGCGGGGCGACTTCGGCGCAGCAGTGCGGCCGTCTGCAGCGCGTGATCGTGCAGGTCGACGCCGGGCACACCGCGGTCCGGGGTGCCCCGCACGCCCCGGCAGGCGTACAGCAGGTCCATCAGCTCCTCGACGCCGCGCAGCTCCATGCGTCTGTCCTTCCGCGAGACAGCCGTTGCCGGACGTCAGCAGATCATGGCCGGCTTGCGACCGGACGAACGGCACTTGAACTGCACGGCTGTCGCCCGGACGGGTGAATTAAAAAGGTGCATCAGGGCGCAAAAGGGTTCAATTCACCTACGAGGATCTGAGGGTGACTCGCCATGGTTACCCAAAATTTTCAGCCCTATCGAGCGGACCCCCGCTCATTTGGTTACTCTGTAGTCGACGGACAGCAGGACGGAGTGCCACCCACACCCGCCCCCACGGTCCGTCATGGGACAAGCCGCTTCACAACGGCCTGCTCTCCGCAGGAGTTGCCGGCGCCACCGCGTCCTTGACAGACCTGAGCCAGATCCGAGGGAGCGTCAGGTGCCGGACCGCAGACTGGTCGGCACGCCCCGAGGGTGATCCGACATATAAGGAGTGCGCGGTGACACCGGAGAAGACGAATCGCGAGCAACGCCCCAAGGAACGCACGGAGCGGGCCGGCCGCCGGCCCGGCGAGATCGGCAGCCTCGACGTGTGGGCCCGCTCCGCCCCGATCCGCCTCGCGGGCTACGAGGACGACCTCGCCGAGCCCCACATCCTGCCCAGCGTGGACTGACCGGCTCGCGATCACCCACGGCATGGGCGTGCGCCCGGCACGCCCATGCCGAGCCTGTGTCGTCTCCAGGCAGCCGCCTCGTCGCTCAGTCGAGCAGAGCCGTCCGCCGCCAGGGCCGCAGGCTCTCCAACTGTTCGGCCAGCCGCAGCAGTTCGCCCTCTGCCCCCGGCCGGCCCACCAGCTGCACCGCCGTGGGAGCGCCCGACGGCAGCGTGCCGAAGGGGACCGCCATCGCGGGCCAGCCGGTCAGGTTCCACGGCGGGGTCAGCGGCGAGTAGTTCGTGTTCACCAGGACATTGCGCAGCCAGCTCCGCTCGTGCCACGGCGCCGCCTTCGGCGACCGTCGCGCGAGCGCCGGTGTGAGCAGCACGTCGTACTCCGCGAAGAACGGCTCGAGGCGTCGGCGCAGGCCCTCCCGCGCCGAGCCGTCGCGCACCCCGTTCACGAAGCGCCGGCCGACGGCCGCGTGCACCCGGGTGCGCCGGGTCAGCAGCCGCGGGTCGAGGGGCGAGGCGTCCACGGCCGTGCCCGCCGTCCAGTGCGCGAGCGAGGTGACGCCCAGCGACAGCGGGTACGGCGGCTCGGCCCGCTCCACATGATGCCCCGCCCGGACCAGCACCCCGGCCGCCTCCCGGGCGGCGCCCGTGTACGGCCCGCTCACCGAGACCCCGGCCAGCGGGCTGCGCACGGAGACGGCGATCTTCAGCGCGCCGCGCTCCTCGGCCCCCGCGACGTCGGTGCCGGCCAGGATCGACAGCATCAGCCGCGCGTCCTCGACCGTCGTCGCCAGCGGACCGTTCTCCGACATCCCGAACCAGTCGCCGTCCCCGATCCCGGCCGGGACGACGCCGTGGCCCGGCTTGACGGTCACCAGGCCGCAGTTGGCCGCCGGGATGCGCAAGGACCCCATGCCGTCGTTGCCCAGCGCGATCGGCACCATCCCGGCGGCGACCGCGGCCGCGCTGCCGCCGGACGAACCGCCGGCCGTACGGGAGGTGTCCCACGGGTTGCGGGCGGTGCCGTGGACGCCCTCCGTGGTGCCGAAGACGCACAGCTCGGGCACGTTCGTCAGTCCCACGACCACCGCACCGGCCGCCCGCAGCCGGGCCACCGTGACATGGTCGGCGCCGGCCGGGGTGTCCGGTGTCGCGGCCGAGCCGACGCGGGTGGACTCGCCCCGCACGGCCAGGTTGTCCTTGACCGCCACCGGGACCCCGGCCAGCGGCAGTCCGGCCAGGTCGCCGCGGGCGGCCACCTCGTCCGCCTCGGCGAGCGCCGCCTGCGCCCGCACCGTACGGAACGCCCCGATCCGGCCGTCCAGCCGCTCGATCCGCGCGAGATGCTCCGCCACCACCTCGCGCGGCGTGACCTGCTTCTCCCGCACGGCGGCGGCGATCTCGACGGCGGTCCGGCCGACCCAGCTGGTCACAGGCAGCTCCCTCGGTGTGCGTGCACTACTCGTGAGTACGTCACGTAGGGAGAACTGTGCCTCGCCCGCAGCGCCGCGTCGAGGGGTGCCCGTACGCCACGCGGGCCCCGACCGCCCAGGGCCCGGTCAGGTGCCCACCTGCGCCCTCAGCCACTCCTCCACCTCGCCCACGTGGGCGGCGGCCGCCGCCCGGGCGGCCTCCGGGTCGCGGGCGGCCAGGGCGCGGTGGATCGCCGCGTGTTCGCGGCGCGTACGGGTGAACGCGCCCTCCTCCTGGTAGCCGCGCCAGACACGGGCGCGGAACGTGCGCGAGGACAGGCCCTCCAGGATCGCCGCCATCGTCTCGTTGCCGGCGGCCGTCGCGATCGCGCGGTGGAAGGCGAGATCGTGGGCGAGGATCTCCTCCGGGTCGTCGGTGGCGTTCATCGCCGCCACATGCCCCTCCACGACGGCCAGTTGCTCCTCGGTGATGCGGGCGGCGGCCAGTGCCGTCGCCGTCGACTCCAGGACGCGGCGCACCTCCAGCAGCTCGACCAGACGCGGCCCGCGCGAGAGGTCGGCCACCACCCCGAACGTCTCCAGCAGGTCGCCGGCCTTCAACGCGGTGACGTAGATGCCGGAACCGTGCCGCGCCTCCAGCACACCGAGGACCGTGAGCGCGCGGATCGCCTCACGCATCGAACTGCGGGAGATGCCGAGCTGCGCCGCGAGGTCCCGCTCGGTCGGCAGCCGCTGACCCGGCTCCAGCAGACCGTCGGCGATCATCGCCTTGATCCGCTCGATGGCGCGCTGCGTCACCGTGCCCCTGG
Coding sequences within it:
- a CDS encoding amidase → MTSWVGRTAVEIAAAVREKQVTPREVVAEHLARIERLDGRIGAFRTVRAQAALAEADEVAARGDLAGLPLAGVPVAVKDNLAVRGESTRVGSAATPDTPAGADHVTVARLRAAGAVVVGLTNVPELCVFGTTEGVHGTARNPWDTSRTAGGSSGGSAAAVAAGMVPIALGNDGMGSLRIPAANCGLVTVKPGHGVVPAGIGDGDWFGMSENGPLATTVEDARLMLSILAGTDVAGAEERGALKIAVSVRSPLAGVSVSGPYTGAAREAAGVLVRAGHHVERAEPPYPLSLGVTSLAHWTAGTAVDASPLDPRLLTRRTRVHAAVGRRFVNGVRDGSAREGLRRRLEPFFAEYDVLLTPALARRSPKAAPWHERSWLRNVLVNTNYSPLTPPWNLTGWPAMAVPFGTLPSGAPTAVQLVGRPGAEGELLRLAEQLESLRPWRRTALLD
- a CDS encoding FadR/GntR family transcriptional regulator yields the protein MEDTPSSAPAPRGTVTQRAIERIKAMIADGLLEPGQRLPTERDLAAQLGISRSSMREAIRALTVLGVLEARHGSGIYVTALKAGDLLETFGVVADLSRGPRLVELLEVRRVLESTATALAAARITEEQLAVVEGHVAAMNATDDPEEILAHDLAFHRAIATAAGNETMAAILEGLSSRTFRARVWRGYQEEGAFTRTRREHAAIHRALAARDPEAARAAAAAHVGEVEEWLRAQVGT